Genomic segment of Methyloterricola oryzae:
CGTCCTGTCGGTGATGAGTCTGCTGGGTCATGGCGGCAACCGGGAGCAATTGTGGGCGGTCGCCTGCTTGATCGTGTTCAGCCTGCCGCCACTGGTCAGCCTGTGCCTGGCCAAGGTGCCGGAATTTCCCGCCGAGGAACTGCCCCAGCCCGGCGTCTCGGGCTGGGAGGCGCTCAAGCTGGTGCTGCATAACCGGGCCTTCCTGCGCACCCTGGGCACCCTGATGTTGTTGGGTTCGGCGGTGATGATCCAGGCGACCTTGCACAAGCTGGTGCTGACCCATGTGGTGGGACGCGCGGACCTGTTTGCCCCGATGATCCTGCTGGAGCATCTAGCCTCCCTGGCGGCAGTGCCGGTCTGGCTGGCCATCGCGCGGCGCATCAACAAGCACCGCGCCGTGCTGCTGGCGGCCCTGTGGGTGGGGCTGTGGAGCCTGGGATTTCCCCTTGTAGGGTCGGGAGACGCAGCGTTCTACGTGACACTGATCATCCTGCGCGGCAGCAGTTTTGCCGCCATCTTCATGCTCTCCAACTCCATCGCGGCGGACGTGCTGGATCAGGACATCCTCGCCTCGGGCCGCCAGCGCACGGGGATGTTCTTCGCCCTCTGGGGCATCGCCGTCAAGCTGGCCGTAGCTCTGGGCGTGGTGCTGGCCACGGCCCTCCCCGCCGCCTTCGGCTTCGATCCCACCGCCGCCAGCCAGCCGCCGGAGGCCATCATCTGGCTGCTGCGCGTCTACGGTTG
This window contains:
- a CDS encoding MFS transporter — its product is MERHPLPRGLIIAYALPHLTHAVITLPMALFIPAFYAEDMALPLAGVGAAIAASRVLDLFVDPIMGVLSDRLRTRWGRRKPWIALGTPLMMLATWALFVPPPQVSLIYVLAWSTLLFLSFTLVDLPHKSWGAELSTDYLERTRVAAWREGFGALGQVIFLSVLSVMSLLGHGGNREQLWAVACLIVFSLPPLVSLCLAKVPEFPAEELPQPGVSGWEALKLVLHNRAFLRTLGTLMLLGSAVMIQATLHKLVLTHVVGRADLFAPMILLEHLASLAAVPVWLAIARRINKHRAVLLAALWVGLWSLGFPLVGSGDAAFYVTLIILRGSSFAAIFMLSNSIAADVLDQDILASGRQRTGMFFALWGIAVKLAVALGVVLATALPAAFGFDPTAASQPPEAIIWLLRVYGWLPCLVIALGVPLMWNFPIDHARQRQLRAEIAARRKG